The genomic segment CGGATATGGAGACTGCTCCAAACCAATCACCTGCCGCTCCGTCGGAAGGAAGCAGTTTAGCTTCCTGCGCCCAGCTCGTGCCGGTGCGTTTGAACACGTAAGCCGAACCTGATTCAGTTCCATTATCATCATCGAATGGAGCGCCGACAACGGCATAGTCGCCGGAGATGGAGACTGAAAATCCAAACTGATCACCTGCTGCACCATCGGAAGGAAGCAGTTTAGCTTCCTGCGCCCAGCTCGTGCCGGTGCGTTTGAACAGATAAGCCGAACCTGAAAAACTTCCATTATCATCATCACCCCAAGCTCCCACGATGGCGTAATCGCCGGAGATGGAGACTGTAATTCCAAAATAATCACCTTGAAATCCATCGGAAGCGAGTAATTTTGCCTCCTGTGTCCAACTTGTACTATTACGTTTGAACACATATGCCGATCCCGCTCCAAAGGATCCCACGACGGCATAGTCGCCGGAGATGGAGACTGATTCTCCAAATTTATCACTTGCCGCTCCATCGGCAGGAAGTATTTTGAATTCACTGATTTGCGCGTAAACTGGCAGTGGAATAGTCAGCAAAGCCGCCGCACAAAGCGTCACGGTTAGGTGTCGTGTTTGTTTGAGCATGGTGCTCTCCTATTGATTTTGCACGGGCGGACGCTGTCCAGTGAGGTTCTAGCAGGGCAGTTCTGGGTCAACCAACGACAGGCCTCCGAAGTAGCCTCACACGACGCGACCTACGTGTGCTCATAGAATGATGACAAATAACAGCTTATTGACAATGTAACCATAATTCATCAGATGTCAAGATGTTCTAGCAGCTAAGCAAGGCCGACAATCATCGAATGCCGGCCCATCATAATGGGAATTCAGGCGGGGCGCAGCCCCCCTGTTCACTTGAGTAACAATCTTCGGGGGGTCTACTTGCTGAGGATGAGCTTGCGGGAGCTGTTGGCGCTGCCGGCCTGCAGCCGGACAATGTAGACGCCTGATGCCACCGGCTGTCCGCCGCCGTCCGTCCCATCCCATACGGCCTGGTGCCGCCCCGCCGCAACCATCCCTTTAACCAGTTCTCGCACCGGCTGGCCCCTCAAATTGTAGATGGTCAGCCGCACCGGGCTCGCCCGGGGCAGGTCGTAGACAAGGGTAGTGGCGGGATTGAACGGGTTGGGGTAGTTGGGGTGCAGGACGAAGCTGCGCGGCAGCTGCCGCCCCTCCTCGGCCACGGCCAGCAGCCGCGTCTGCACCAGCCGCAGGTCGTCGATATAGATAGTCCCCGCGGCGACGGCCCCGGGAACGTGACTGAGCTGAAAACTGTCGAAGCGCATGCTGCCGTCCAGCTTGCCGTCGCCCAGCCAGGTGCCGGTGCCGTCGTTGGCCAGGTCCCAGACCACCAGACGCCAGCCGATCCAGTCGATGGTGGTCCAGTGGCTCACCTCGTGGTCTGCCACGGCCCCGGTGAGGTTGTTGTCGTCCACGGCAAAGCGGAACAGGTTGCCGCTGCCGTCGCCGAATACGTACGCCTGCAGGCTATAGCTGTCATCGAACGTCACCGCCCGGGGTGCGCCGCCACCTAAAAACTCCCTCAGTAGCCACGCCGTTGCGCCCGTGTCCCAACCATAGTGCAGTTCAAGTGACGTGCTGCTCCCGGTCATGAGGTTCAAGATGCTATGGTTCGCCAATCTGAAGGTGCTGTCGGCGATCACATTCCCAGCCGTGGTTGTGCCACTGCTTAAAGGCTCCCACCAGTGCTCCAGCCCGGCCTCGAAATCGTCGATGCTCGTGGCGTCAAACGCCAGCTCCCCCGTATCGAAGCGGTAGCTGCGGGTGGTGGTCACATTGCCCAACAGGTCGCGCAACCCGCCGAAGACCCAGGTGGTGTGCCTGCGATTGACGGTCAGTTGCTCGGCGGTGAAATAGTTGAGCACGCTCCGGTCACCCACCACGTAGTGCCGCAGCTCGCCGGGCACGTTATACGGGGAGTAGCCCGAGCGCACCAGTCCAATGGCCCTCGCGCCTACCGAGGCGACGTCCAGCACTTCGTCGAAGGCGACGCTGATGATGGGCCGCAGCTCCACGCCCGTCCCCAGGTCGGCCGGGTAGACCGCCACCGGCTGGGGCGGGGACAGGTCTGCCGGCCCCGTGCGAAACGCCAGGGTTAGGGCATCGCCCCCCACGCCGTCCCCGTTGCCGTCGATGGCATGGCCGAAGGCGTCCTGGGCGCTGGCGGCGATGGTCAGGCTATAGTCGGTGAGGGTGGCCAGTGTCGCGTCCGGTGTGAAGGTCATGCGCCGGTTGCCGTCGGTCCAGACGATGGCGCCCGTTACGCCGCCGGGCGCGGTAAAGGCCGCCGCTACCGAGATAGGGTCCATGGGACGGCTGAAAACGAGGTCCAGGGGGTCCCAGGCGGGAAAACTGGTGTCGCCGGCGGCGGGGGTGGAACTCACCAGATAGGGCGGGAGGCTGGAGACCAGCCCCACATCGCGGAAAGTGAAAAAGGAGTCCAGCAGGCTCACCTGCAGCGTAGCGGGGTCGTAGTTGGGAGCGCTTACTACCAGCTCCGCGATCGGGCCAGAAACCCCCTCGAGAAAGTAGAACCCGTTGCGCAGCTGGCCGGGGTCGGATGAGTAGCGGTTAAACAGCGACTCGAAGGTATCGGTAGTGTCGCTCATGCCGCCGGCGGTGGCTACGGCTCCATTCAGGGCCACGCCGGATTCGAGGTCGCTGATGGTGCCGGTGATGATGGCCACCGCCGGGCGAGTGAGGCCGTGGAACTGGAGGATGGACCAAAGGAAGGTGTAGGCCTCCAGCCGCTTCCATTGGACGCTCATGTTGCGCGGGTTCTGGACGGGGTGCGTGTGGAAGCCCGCTTCGCTGAGCTCCGATGGCATCGTGCTGTTGCGGTTGACGTGCAGCCAGGGACCGGGCGAACTGGCGCTGCAGCCGCCATAGAAGTCGCAATCCCCTATTGAGCCGCTGGAGGGTATGCGCATCCCGCCTGCCAGGTACTCAATCATGACGTCACTCATGGCCTTGCCACCGGGCTTCCCGGCGGGCTCGTCGCCGTTATAGAGCTGGGCCCACAGGAACAGCACGTTATTCGCCGTTGGGCTGCCGGCATTGCTGTGCAAGGAGTGATACCAGCTGGCGGCGACGCCGTTGGCCAGGTCCGTGCGCTGGGTCAAGCCCACCTCCTGCGTGTCATTGGTGCGGGACAAGTAGACGGTGTCGATATCGGTGGTGGTGAGCAGCAGATCGCGGAGCTCAAAAGCCACCCGCAGGCTCTTCTCGGCCTCGGAGTAGCCGTAAATGCCCATGTTTTGCTGCTGGCTGTGGCCTGGATCGAGGAAGATGTCCCAGTCCGCCAGACCGGTCACCTGGGCACCCAGCGGACCGGCCGCCGCCAAAAACAGTCCCGCCAGGCGGAAGGGTGCGTGGCGCTCCAGGTTTAGCGCACCTCTTGAACGTAGATGCGGCCGCTGCGCAGGTCGTCCCAGGCGATGTGGCGGCCGTCGGGGGACCAGTGGGGATGCATTTCAAGAACCTCCGCTGACCGGCTTACATTCACCTTGCCGGTGCCGTCGGCGTTGATGGCATAGACATCGGCCGCCAGAATACGGTGGCCGTCGTCCTCGGTAATGATGTAGGCCAGCCGCTCGCTGCCGGGGCTCCAGGCGGGCCGGCTGCCCGCACCCAAGTCTACCGCCCTGCCGCCGTCCACAGCGGTCACCCACAGGTGTCCTCCAACGATCTCGAAGGCCATGCGCTTGCCATCCGGCGAAACGGTCAGGTTCAGCTTGCGCCCGGCAACGCTCGCCATCACTTTGCCCCCACCCGCAGCGGGTTCCAGGAGCACAATCTGGTTTCCAGGGGTCAAAATCGGGCGCGCCGGCGGAAAGGGGCCCGGCTCCACCTCGGCCAGCTCTCGCCGGGCATCGAACTGCCGGTGCTTGCCCCCCTTCGTGACCAGATGCAGGAACTGCCCCCCCGTATCCCAGATTGCGTGGCCCGCCCCTCCAGCCACAAACTCTGTGAGATGAGTGCGGGCGCCGGTGAGGACGTCGAATACCACCAGGGCGTTGCGGCGGCGATGATTGACGTAGCGCGAGACGCTGGTCATGATGTATGCACCGGTGGGCGACCACACCAGGCCCACGCCGGCCGCGGGTTCGTCCGCCAGTTCCGTCACTTCCCCACCGGGATAGGTGACCAGGTGGATGCCGCCATACTGGGGCCCCGATACCGCCAGCGTGCCACCCGACGGCGACCAGCGGGGTGCCATGAAGTACCTGCCCGGCGGCGTCAGCACCACGGCTGTGCCCATCGTCCGCACGGCCGGCGCCTGGGCCTGCAAGGGGCCCGCAGCCCACAGCAGGATGGCCATGCCAAGTCTTGGTCTGAAGCCGCAGATTCTTCTAATTCGCGCTGTCATCATCCGCGACAATATAGTTTCCCGAACCATCTGCAAATAGCGCAATATAGTTACCTCCCCCCACCCCCCGATCAAAACGGGCAAATGGGTGCCCTACTTGAGCAGCACCATCTTGATGGACTGGATAAATCCCGGCGATGTCCCCGCCGCTGGCGTGGCGAGCAGCCGCGCGATGTAGAGCCCGCTGGGGAGCTCCGCCCCTGCGGCGCTCTTCCCATTCCAGACCACCGAGTGATAGCCCGCCTCCAGGGTGCGCTCCAGCAGCCGCGCCACCTCCCGGCCCAGGAGGTCGTAGACCACCAGGCGGGCGGCGGCCGCCTCGGGCAGGCCGAAGCGGATGGTGGTGGCGGGGTTGAAGGGGTTGGGGAAGTTGGGGGAAAGTGAGTAGACGGCAGGTATGAGGCCATCGGCCGCCTCCGCAACAACTGCGGCTACTTCCCCGGCTAGCGCGGGCATTGATTTGGGCAAGAATGACGTACCTAGGGCGACGATGCCGACGGGTGCCGTAATCGTCATGGCCGTGGTGATGGTGATGCTTTCATTATAGGCTCCGGTCACGATGCTGACGATGCCGCCGGAGAGCACGGCGTTGACGGCCTCGGTGACCGTATCGTAGGGGCGGAGAACGGTGCCGTCTTCGTCTGCAGCGGGGACAGGATGATTCCTATCCGCGTACTCTACATTCGGTCCGGGAAAATCCTGGATAGCGGCTTCGAGATCATCGTTTTCGAAGCCTGTGCCCGAGTTTTCACCCCCGGAGTCGTGGCACCCACCGTTTGTGTGAATGCCGACAGCCAGAGCAGAACCGTCAACCGATACGGGGCTACCGGAGTTACCACATTCTGTATCAACTCTGTAATCAATAACGACATCCGATGCGCTTTGGACGTCCTCTCCCTCATAGCTGCCTGCCTCTAATTGCAAGGTCTGGCTGCTGGAGTTACAATCACCAAATCCCGCACACGGAAGATTCACGCAGGGTCCGCCGGGAGCACCAGCCGGGTCAAAATCGACGCCGTACCCCGTAACTTGAACGTTATCTGGATTGTCGTCTCGAGACATGCGGTAAAAAGTCTGCTGGGCATGAATGGGGAGTAAGCCGGTATTTGAATTGGGATTGCAGGCGAAAACGGCCCAATCGTCCCCCTCTTGGCCTAGACCGTCATCATTCCAGACTATGCTATTCGCATCAATCGGATACTGGTCATCTGGATGTGCACAGTTTATGTTCCCATCTGCGTCGGAGGCCGGGACATCAAATTCCAGAATGTCCATGTTGGGACCTACACAGTGCCCAGCAGTTAAATGTGAGCCATTTGAAACAAT from the Candidatus Neomarinimicrobiota bacterium genome contains:
- a CDS encoding Ig-like domain-containing protein encodes the protein MAAAGPLGAQVTGLADWDIFLDPGHSQQQNMGIYGYSEAEKSLRVAFELRDLLLTTTDIDTVYLSRTNDTQEVGLTQRTDLANGVAASWYHSLHSNAGSPTANNVLFLWAQLYNGDEPAGKPGGKAMSDVMIEYLAGGMRIPSSGSIGDCDFYGGCSASSPGPWLHVNRNSTMPSELSEAGFHTHPVQNPRNMSVQWKRLEAYTFLWSILQFHGLTRPAVAIITGTISDLESGVALNGAVATAGGMSDTTDTFESLFNRYSSDPGQLRNGFYFLEGVSGPIAELVVSAPNYDPATLQVSLLDSFFTFRDVGLVSSLPPYLVSSTPAAGDTSFPAWDPLDLVFSRPMDPISVAAAFTAPGGVTGAIVWTDGNRRMTFTPDATLATLTDYSLTIAASAQDAFGHAIDGNGDGVGGDALTLAFRTGPADLSPPQPVAVYPADLGTGVELRPIISVAFDEVLDVASVGARAIGLVRSGYSPYNVPGELRHYVVGDRSVLNYFTAEQLTVNRRHTTWVFGGLRDLLGNVTTTRSYRFDTGELAFDATSIDDFEAGLEHWWEPLSSGTTTAGNVIADSTFRLANHSILNLMTGSSTSLELHYGWDTGATAWLLREFLGGGAPRAVTFDDSYSLQAYVFGDGSGNLFRFAVDDNNLTGAVADHEVSHWTTIDWIGWRLVVWDLANDGTGTWLGDGKLDGSMRFDSFQLSHVPGAVAAGTIYIDDLRLVQTRLLAVAEEGRQLPRSFVLHPNYPNPFNPATTLVYDLPRASPVRLTIYNLRGQPVRELVKGMVAAGRHQAVWDGTDGGGQPVASGVYIVRLQAGSANSSRKLILSK
- a CDS encoding trypsin-like serine protease; amino-acid sequence: MKTSRLYTLAATGNFVILMWFPSFVTAQPAPVPYRIQPYVMDSGLHEGPTGRGAIPELAFSEIIQVADAPWLRLKFQDYHLQQQSRPTGLGIDTSRVESDSIKAISYITITSLEDGGTQRMDANSLPKWNNASAYFNGAAVMIELHVAPEDKGVFIRISEILIGERGTGPGLDKTTTQCGATDDRSSSSDAAVGRIIPAGCTGWIVSNGSHLTAGHCVGPNMDILEFDVPASDADGNINCAHPDDQYPIDANSIVWNDDGLGQEGDDWAVFACNPNSNTGLLPIHAQQTFYRMSRDDNPDNVQVTGYGVDFDPAGAPGGPCVNLPCAGFGDCNSSSQTLQLEAGSYEGEDVQSASDVVIDYRVDTECGNSGSPVSVDGSALAVGIHTNGGCHDSGGENSGTGFENDDLEAAIQDFPGPNVEYADRNHPVPAADEDGTVLRPYDTVTEAVNAVLSGGIVSIVTGAYNESITITTAMTITAPVGIVALGTSFLPKSMPALAGEVAAVVAEAADGLIPAVYSLSPNFPNPFNPATTIRFGLPEAAAARLVVYDLLGREVARLLERTLEAGYHSVVWNGKSAAGAELPSGLYIARLLATPAAGTSPGFIQSIKMVLLK